The Oenanthe melanoleuca isolate GR-GAL-2019-014 chromosome 1, OMel1.0, whole genome shotgun sequence genome segment tataccttAAACTATGTATTCTATGTTTACACGATCTTTCCAATACTACAATATCTTATTACTATGTCTAGTTTTGTCCCCaaccaatctgtgattcccagcatccctcaccaacatggagaacaagaagaagaagaaagaagacaccacacttcaaatcctccatcttggccTCGTGGCTGCTACtataaacaatcccaaaaactaCCTTTTCTACATGCTAACTATCTAATTCACACTCTAGATTCACTTAACagttgcatttcttctctgagagaaggcagatgttcccatggtgcaggacccagctctcTGACCCCCCTGGCTCTATTCGGGGGTCTTtcaggggtctgacaggggGGTTCTCTCACCCACAGAGGGTTCAGAGGGACTCCCTGGACCCCCACACCTGTCAGTGCAGCCCCCCAGGGagcaggtggcactggggatcacctggtgctgagctgcacagtgGCCATTGGTGCAGGTCCCCTGTCCTTTTCCTGGCACCAGGGGGACTCCTTTGAGCCACTGTGCACCAGCCCCCAACTGGAGCTGCGGCATCTTGGGGACAATGACAGAGGCCATACCAGTGCTGGGCCAGTGATGGTGACAGCGTGGCTGAGAGCCCCATATTGAACATCACTGCCCTGGGTGAGCGGGACCATTGGGCTAAGGGTGATCCCACTCACAGCATCCCCAATTCCACACATTCCCATTCCACCTCGCCCCctcacaccatccccagcccagcccagctcacagccctcAGCACTGGATGTCACAGACCAGGGGAACTGGGACCGTCTGGCTCCAGGTATCCCCACCCAGGACATCCAAGGCATGCATCCCTATCCCAGCTTTCACATCCCCTACTGCACATCAGGTCAAAGTCACTCTACTCAGCCTGACTTTCCCAGGGCACTGAGACCCTTGGAATTGGGGTGATGCCCCCGTTGATGTGCCTCATGGCACCCATCACATCCCACCCACGCCATTCCACGCCCCCCACCAGGTGACGGCCATCCCCACCCTTGGACACAGCATCCCTCATCCCACCCTCACCTCACCCTCATCCCACCCTCATCCCCCACCCCTCATCAATCACATGCCCTCATCCCACACCACACAATGACCCCCAGCACCATGGGGTCACTGTCCTGGGTGAAGGAGGCTCTCTGTCACCAGGTGCCACCATACAGACTCCCTTGTCTCCCCACACTGGGTGCCAGCCCCTGTCCCCGGCCTcagccctgtctgtgtccccgcagtgcccatggccaatGCCACCATCACCCCCGGTCCCCCGGCACTCCAGGTGCGCCCAGGTGACCCCGTGACCCTGCGCTGCTCGGTGcaggtgggctcagcccctgtcaCCTTCACCTGGCTGCACAACGGGCACGAGGTGGCCCAGGGTCCCCTCCTGGAGCTTGGGGACATTGATGTGGGACATTCGGGCACCTACCAGTGCGTGGCCACcaaccagctgggacaggacgGGCACCGCGTGTTCCGGgcactcagcccagagctggccctggaggTGACACCACAGGGAACCACTGGACACCACTGGAGCACAGGTGGGGTCACACGGGGTCACTGGGGTGTTCATGACCCCCGGGGTTAAGTGACCCAGATGTgcccccctctgtccccagtaGTGGCTGTGAATGTCGGCAGGACCCTCCTGtacctgctcctgctcctggctgtcaTCGGGGGCTGTCACTGGTGGCACCGCTGGGGTGGGCAACAATGGGGGAGCATGGGGGtcctggagggaggggaagCCCTAGAATGGGGACAGAGATCAGGCAGCACCCAgggcccctgggctgggggaaatTGAGCCCACAGTGACCTCGGCCGGGGGTCCTGGGGATCATGGGTGGAATTTGGAGAGTCTTGATGGGCTCCATGGGAATCCCAGGGTGCACTTTGAGGAACattggggtgacactgggaccTCCTGCAGCATTTGGGGAGTTCATGGAGGGCTGTGCAAGCATGTTGAATGGATCTTGTTTGGATCCTGGGGGAGTGTCTGGGATGCCCGTCCTGGCCGGGTTTGGGGTTCAGAAGTTCTGGGACTCTGGGGGCATTTGGGGCATTCTGGTGGTGCAGAAATTCTGGGGGGCTTCAGCAGTCCTTGGAGTGTCCAGGGGGAATGAGAGATGTGGTGGGAATCAGGGCTGCAGTGGAGATTTGGGGGTCCTGTTGATGGTTGGAACTGCTGAGGTCCCAGGAAGGTTCAGGAGTCCCAGGTTCCCCACAGTCAccccctccccttttccagGACAGGTTAGTGGGGGGCCCCAGCTGGGActcccctttctttctctccagaCATCACCCAGACCCCCCCTTATCCCCACAGGACTCCCCTGAAGGAGAGGGTGGTGCTGGACCCCCACGTTGTGTGCATCAAGAGTATGGGGTGGGGGGTGAAACAGGGACATGTCACCCATGGGTGTCACCCCCACCCAGGTCCCCAAGTCTGATGTCTTTCTCAGGGCCCTCCCACCACCCCCCCAGGTGACCCAtgtggagctgccaggacccCACGGGTGACAGCAACACCCCAGTGTCATCTagtgctgtgacactgggggc includes the following:
- the LOC130258152 gene encoding hemicentin-2-like gives rise to the protein MANATITPGPPALQVRPGDPVTLRCSVQVGSAPVTFTWLHNGHEVAQGPLLELGDIDVGHSGTYQCVATNQLGQDGHRVFRALSPELALEVTPQGTTGHHWSTVVAVNVGRTLLYLLLLLAVIGGCHWWHRWDITQTPPYPHRTPLKERVVLDPHVVCIKSMGVLWSEQAGGPVGDRHCRTALGESEGSSKE